A genomic window from Sphingobacterium spiritivorum includes:
- a CDS encoding zinc-binding alcohol dehydrogenase family protein, producing MKKLVCLTPGEFVYTEESIPALPADYTLLRMKRLGICGTDYHAFEGTQPFFSYPRILGHEIAAEVVETQENKDFKTGDLVTISPYFYCGKCIACRRGKTNCCVNIKVFGVHIDGAMQEYIVVPTSSLLTGKGLTAEELATVEPLAIGAHGVRLAHIEPGDNVLILGAGPIGLGTIAFAKIAGGNVMVLDVNNNRLNFCREKLDVEHTINPLKVDASEQIKTITNGDMATVIIDCTGNLNAINNGFEYLAHGGKFIMIGLQKGTIEVVHPEFHKREAVLMSSRNALPLDFDFVISCIRNGQIKPLDFITHRVAFNEVKDKFRTLSDKDADVIKALIVFD from the coding sequence ATGAAAAAACTTGTCTGTCTGACTCCCGGAGAGTTTGTATATACAGAAGAATCTATTCCGGCTTTGCCTGCTGACTATACCCTGCTTCGGATGAAAAGACTGGGAATATGCGGAACGGATTACCATGCTTTTGAAGGAACACAGCCATTTTTCAGTTATCCGAGAATATTAGGACACGAAATTGCTGCAGAAGTAGTAGAGACACAGGAAAACAAAGACTTTAAAACAGGCGATCTGGTGACAATAAGTCCATATTTCTATTGCGGTAAATGTATAGCCTGCCGCAGAGGAAAGACAAACTGCTGTGTGAACATCAAGGTTTTCGGAGTCCATATTGATGGTGCTATGCAGGAATATATTGTAGTTCCTACTTCTTCTTTGCTCACAGGAAAAGGATTGACAGCAGAGGAACTGGCGACAGTAGAACCTCTTGCTATAGGTGCACACGGTGTACGTCTGGCACACATTGAACCGGGAGATAATGTTTTGATTTTAGGAGCGGGTCCTATCGGATTGGGGACTATTGCTTTTGCCAAAATTGCTGGAGGAAATGTAATGGTACTGGATGTAAATAACAACCGACTAAACTTTTGCAGGGAAAAACTGGACGTAGAGCATACTATCAACCCACTAAAGGTGGATGCATCAGAGCAGATAAAAACTATTACAAATGGTGATATGGCAACCGTAATTATAGATTGTACCGGTAATCTGAATGCGATCAATAATGGCTTTGAATACCTGGCTCATGGCGGAAAATTTATAATGATAGGACTACAAAAGGGTACGATAGAAGTTGTTCACCCCGAGTTTCACAAAAGAGAAGCGGTACTGATGAGTAGCCGAAATGCTCTTCCGTTGGATTTTGATTTTGTTATAAGCTGTATTCGTAATGGGCAGATTAAGCCGTTGGACTTTATTACGC
- a CDS encoding TolC family protein, with translation MRHTLTLLTLLCSISFSTYAQELLTMEDALTITLENNFDIKIAKNNTRIDQQNFSLGNAGILPRVTGNFTRTNSIQNSRQVRADGQVQELNNAKNDNMNYGVTLNWTVFDGFRMFARYDQLREIQKQGETEVKYEILTQVSEVIATYYDLVQQQKMLKALDTAIDLSEYRLTMAKNRFEIGKAAKLEVLNAQVDLNTDKTALLQQKELYANTKTYLNQLMTRDLNTPFRVMDSIAINDQLKLGELLQTAENQNPQIQLALINKRISEYNLKQIKGERYPVIALNSGYNFNESHSSLGFATENKGKGFNYGVTASVNIFNGFIQNRNEKIAKIEIENSELQIGQQKQTINAQVTTLFQTYITNIGLVDLEKKNEELAKENMDITLEKFKIGTITTLEVRTAQLNYINAMARSYTAQYQAKLSEIRLKELSGNSF, from the coding sequence ATGAGACATACATTGACACTGCTTACTTTGCTTTGTAGCATCAGCTTCAGCACCTACGCACAGGAGCTGCTGACGATGGAAGATGCGCTGACAATTACGCTGGAAAACAACTTTGATATCAAAATAGCAAAAAACAATACACGTATTGATCAGCAAAATTTCAGCTTGGGAAATGCCGGGATCCTGCCACGGGTGACAGGCAATTTCACCCGAACCAATTCTATTCAGAATTCCAGACAGGTAAGGGCTGACGGACAGGTGCAGGAACTGAATAATGCCAAAAATGATAATATGAACTACGGTGTAACCTTGAACTGGACTGTTTTTGACGGATTCAGGATGTTTGCCAGATATGACCAGCTGCGTGAGATTCAGAAACAGGGTGAGACGGAAGTGAAATATGAAATACTAACGCAGGTAAGTGAAGTCATTGCGACGTATTACGATCTGGTGCAGCAACAGAAAATGTTAAAAGCGCTGGATACGGCTATAGATCTGTCAGAATATCGTCTGACTATGGCAAAAAACAGATTTGAGATCGGAAAAGCTGCAAAACTGGAAGTATTGAATGCTCAGGTGGATCTCAATACGGATAAAACAGCCTTATTGCAGCAAAAGGAATTGTATGCTAACACCAAGACTTATCTCAATCAGCTGATGACCCGTGATCTGAATACTCCTTTTAGGGTGATGGACAGCATTGCGATCAATGATCAGCTTAAACTGGGTGAACTGTTGCAGACCGCTGAAAATCAGAACCCGCAAATCCAGCTGGCACTCATTAATAAACGCATATCAGAATATAACCTTAAACAGATAAAAGGCGAACGCTATCCTGTCATTGCGCTCAACAGCGGTTATAATTTCAATGAATCGCACTCGTCTCTGGGATTCGCCACGGAAAACAAAGGCAAGGGATTCAACTATGGTGTAACGGCTTCTGTGAATATTTTCAATGGTTTTATCCAAAACAGAAATGAGAAAATTGCGAAGATCGAAATTGAGAATTCAGAACTGCAGATCGGACAACAGAAACAGACGATCAATGCACAGGTCACTACTCTTTTCCAGACTTATATAACTAATATCGGCCTGGTTGATCTGGAGAAGAAAAATGAAGAACTCGCTAAAGAGAATATGGATATTACGCTGGAGAAATTTAAAATAGGGACCATTACAACTCTGGAAGTGCGAACTGCGCAATTGAATTATATCAATGCGATGGCCAGAAGCTACACCGCTCAGTATCAGGCAAAATTATCGGAGATCAGATTAAAGGAACTTTCGGGCAATTCATTTTAG
- a CDS encoding efflux RND transporter permease subunit codes for MNLSAIFIKRPVLTIVVNVTIILFGYIGYSFLGVREYPSIDPAIVSVRTNYAGANPDIIESQITEPLEKSINSIDGIRNITSSSSQGSSNITVEFELEKNLEEAANDTRDKVSQALRSLPQDIDAPPVVSKADADSEPIITLTMQSDTRDKLELSDYAENVIGERLQTIPGVSSVQIWGQQRYAMRLWFDPAKLAAYSVTVDDVRAALSAQNVELPSGKIVGANTELTVKTVGNLSTEKEFEDIIIKSDSDRIVKFSDVGYAKLQAENLETKMVSNGKQLVGVAIIPQPGTNYIDIANDFYKLLDQLKEDIPEDITLNVAADNTTFIKQSVIEVAETLLISIALVTLIIYFFFRDWGIALRPLLDIPVSLIATFFIMYIFGFSINVLTLLAIVLATGLVVDDGIVVTENIFKKVEAGMSPIEAALKGSKEIFFAVISISVTLAAVFLPVIFLQGFVGRLFREFGVVIASAVLVSAFVSLTLTPMLNAYLIKGTGHEKSKFYIWTEPFFEKMNSGYAKILEHFMKIKWISFPILILCFVVIGIIFGSIKKETAPYDDRSNVNINVTGPEGATFEYMDRYMQEFDKLIADSVPENKISLVMTSPTFGTGSVNNGRVRMTLVDPGDRSRSQDQVASELTKWTKQYDGVRTNVSQRPTISVNRRGGLPVQYIIQAQNFDKLREKIPVFMEEINNDPTFSTTDINLKFNKPELHVSIDRAKAQTMGISVLDISQTLQMSLSGQRFGYFMKDGKQYQVIGQIEDDKRATPLDLSAIFVKNNLGQLVQLDNLVQLKEESSPPQLYHNNRYMSATVSAGLAPGMSMNDGIAAMDRAKAKVLDETFTTDLSGESRDFVESSSNTMFAFGLALLLIYLILAAQFESFLDPFIIILTVPMAVAGALISLWLFGQTWNIFSQIGTIMLIGLVTKNGILIVEFANQLREEGMPKFEAIMHSAESRLRPILMTSLAIALGALPIALSLGAAATSRIGMGVVIVGGTIFSLILTLFVIPAIYYMWSRAKKHRPEFDNIEV; via the coding sequence ATGAATCTTTCCGCGATATTTATTAAAAGACCGGTACTGACAATCGTAGTTAACGTGACGATCATCCTGTTTGGCTATATCGGGTATAGTTTTCTGGGTGTACGGGAATATCCCTCTATCGATCCCGCTATCGTATCTGTCCGTACAAATTATGCCGGGGCCAATCCCGATATTATCGAATCTCAGATCACCGAACCTTTAGAAAAATCCATCAACTCTATCGATGGTATTCGTAACATTACATCTTCCAGTAGCCAGGGTTCAAGTAATATTACTGTAGAATTTGAATTGGAAAAGAACCTGGAGGAAGCAGCGAACGATACACGGGATAAAGTGTCTCAGGCGCTGCGAAGTCTTCCACAGGATATAGACGCTCCTCCTGTAGTTTCCAAGGCCGATGCGGATTCTGAACCTATCATTACGCTGACCATGCAAAGTGATACCCGGGACAAATTGGAACTCAGTGATTATGCTGAGAATGTAATCGGTGAGCGTCTGCAAACAATACCCGGAGTAAGTAGTGTACAGATATGGGGACAGCAGCGTTATGCGATGAGGCTATGGTTTGATCCGGCTAAACTGGCAGCTTACAGCGTAACAGTAGATGATGTAAGGGCAGCTCTAAGTGCACAGAATGTCGAACTGCCGTCCGGAAAAATCGTGGGTGCCAATACCGAACTTACCGTCAAAACTGTCGGCAACCTATCGACTGAAAAAGAATTTGAAGATATTATCATTAAGTCAGATAGTGACAGGATTGTAAAGTTCAGTGATGTGGGCTATGCTAAATTACAGGCTGAAAATCTGGAAACAAAAATGGTAAGTAATGGGAAGCAACTGGTAGGGGTAGCGATTATTCCTCAACCGGGTACCAACTACATCGACATTGCCAATGATTTTTACAAATTACTCGACCAGCTGAAAGAGGATATCCCTGAAGATATTACCCTCAATGTTGCCGCTGATAATACCACATTTATCAAACAGTCTGTTATCGAAGTGGCGGAGACTTTACTGATTTCTATTGCTTTGGTAACGTTGATCATTTACTTTTTCTTCAGAGACTGGGGAATCGCACTCCGACCTTTACTTGATATTCCGGTATCGCTGATTGCGACTTTCTTTATCATGTATATCTTCGGCTTTTCCATCAATGTACTGACACTTCTGGCGATTGTCCTTGCCACTGGTCTGGTCGTGGATGACGGTATTGTCGTCACCGAAAATATATTTAAGAAAGTAGAGGCCGGTATGTCTCCTATTGAGGCTGCATTGAAGGGATCAAAAGAAATCTTCTTTGCTGTTATTTCGATATCGGTGACGTTAGCAGCTGTATTTCTTCCCGTAATCTTTCTGCAGGGATTTGTAGGCCGGCTCTTCAGGGAATTTGGGGTCGTCATAGCTTCTGCGGTGCTGGTATCGGCCTTCGTATCGCTGACATTGACCCCTATGCTGAATGCCTATCTCATCAAAGGAACTGGTCACGAAAAATCTAAATTCTATATCTGGACAGAACCGTTTTTTGAAAAAATGAATAGCGGATATGCGAAGATACTTGAGCATTTTATGAAAATAAAATGGATCAGTTTTCCGATTCTGATTCTTTGTTTTGTAGTGATCGGTATCATCTTCGGATCCATCAAGAAAGAAACAGCTCCATATGATGACCGCAGCAATGTGAATATCAACGTAACAGGCCCCGAAGGAGCGACTTTTGAATATATGGACAGGTATATGCAGGAATTTGATAAGTTGATTGCGGACTCTGTTCCTGAAAACAAAATCAGTCTTGTGATGACCTCTCCTACTTTTGGAACAGGGTCTGTCAATAACGGCCGGGTAAGGATGACACTTGTAGATCCCGGAGATCGCTCCCGTTCACAGGATCAGGTAGCTTCGGAATTGACGAAATGGACCAAGCAATACGACGGTGTACGAACCAATGTTTCGCAACGCCCGACCATATCTGTCAATCGCCGCGGAGGTCTGCCGGTTCAGTATATTATACAAGCTCAGAATTTTGATAAGTTGCGGGAAAAGATTCCGGTATTTATGGAAGAAATCAATAATGATCCCACCTTCTCCACTACAGATATCAATCTCAAATTTAATAAACCGGAGCTTCATGTATCTATTGACCGGGCCAAAGCCCAGACGATGGGAATTTCGGTATTGGATATTTCACAAACGCTGCAAATGTCCCTGAGTGGCCAGCGGTTTGGTTATTTTATGAAGGATGGCAAGCAGTATCAGGTGATAGGTCAGATTGAAGATGACAAAAGAGCAACGCCTCTGGATCTGAGTGCAATCTTTGTTAAGAATAATCTGGGGCAACTTGTACAACTGGATAATCTGGTACAGCTAAAAGAAGAAAGCAGTCCTCCCCAATTGTACCACAATAACCGGTATATGTCTGCTACAGTATCTGCAGGATTGGCTCCGGGTATGAGTATGAATGACGGTATTGCTGCGATGGATCGGGCAAAAGCTAAAGTACTGGATGAAACCTTCACGACAGATCTGAGCGGTGAATCCCGCGATTTCGTGGAGAGTAGTTCGAATACGATGTTTGCATTTGGTCTGGCTCTGCTATTGATTTACCTTATTCTGGCGGCTCAGTTTGAAAGTTTTCTGGATCCGTTTATTATTATCCTGACCGTGCCTATGGCCGTAGCAGGTGCATTGATCAGTCTCTGGTTGTTCGGACAGACATGGAATATCTTCAGTCAGATCGGAACGATTATGCTTATAGGACTGGTCACAAAGAATGGTATTCTGATTGTAGAATTTGCCAATCAGCTGAGGGAAGAAGGGATGCCAAAATTTGAAGCGATTATGCACTCTGCCGAATCCAGACTTCGTCCCATCCTGATGACCAGTCTGGCTATCGCTCTGGGTGCTTTGCCGATTGCGCTGTCTCTGGGTGCTGCCGCTACCAGTAGAATCGGGATGGGTGTCGTTATCGTAGGCGGTACTATATTCTCCCTCATACTGACACTGTTTGTGATTCCTGCTATTTATTACATGTGGTCCAGAGCAAAAAAACACAGACCTGAATTTGATAATATTGAAGTTTAA
- a CDS encoding efflux RND transporter periplasmic adaptor subunit: MKKKTLIYLILIVGICLIAYALFFRKDKTNANSANGNKPKSTLLTAEGLIVSPTEFDNVLSLSGTIDADEKLEVRSEVSGRVDKIFFNEGQRIAQGQVLVKIDDIELQAQLKQTQTNNQLTAENERRAKLLLAKGAISQEEYDIASAAYKTSLAQIQLIQAQISKTTIRAPFSGTIGLRNISPGTIISPTTLITNLVKDNRVKITFSVPEKYASQLKTNSKIEFTVSNNARTFQGNIYAIEPEVALNTRTMTVRAMAQNPESKLIVGSYANVLLPLNDSVTAISIPSQAIVPVQDGKKVFIMENGKAKQVEVQTGSRTDKDIVVLSGLKAGDTVLTTGVLTLKDGAEVKVTLKK; the protein is encoded by the coding sequence ATGAAAAAAAAGACGCTCATCTACCTTATACTGATTGTGGGTATCTGCTTGATCGCATATGCATTGTTTTTCAGAAAAGATAAGACCAATGCCAATTCTGCAAACGGAAATAAGCCTAAATCCACACTTCTTACTGCGGAGGGCCTAATCGTCAGTCCTACCGAATTTGACAATGTATTATCCTTATCGGGAACAATCGATGCCGATGAAAAACTGGAAGTCAGAAGTGAAGTCAGTGGCCGGGTAGATAAAATCTTTTTCAATGAAGGGCAACGTATAGCTCAGGGACAGGTTTTAGTTAAAATTGATGATATTGAACTGCAGGCACAACTCAAACAGACGCAGACAAACAATCAGTTAACTGCTGAAAATGAAAGAAGAGCAAAATTACTTTTGGCAAAAGGTGCTATCAGTCAGGAGGAATATGATATCGCGAGCGCGGCCTATAAAACTTCTCTCGCTCAGATTCAACTGATCCAGGCTCAGATTTCCAAAACAACAATACGGGCACCGTTCAGCGGTACTATTGGTTTGCGTAATATCTCTCCCGGAACTATTATTTCGCCGACGACACTGATCACGAATCTGGTAAAAGATAATCGGGTAAAGATCACCTTCTCGGTACCTGAAAAATATGCCAGTCAACTCAAGACAAATTCCAAAATAGAATTTACAGTATCTAATAATGCGCGTACATTTCAGGGTAATATCTATGCTATAGAGCCTGAAGTGGCACTGAACACCAGGACAATGACCGTGCGTGCTATGGCGCAGAATCCGGAAAGTAAACTGATAGTTGGGTCTTATGCGAATGTGCTGTTGCCGCTCAATGACAGCGTGACGGCTATCTCGATCCCTTCACAGGCGATTGTACCGGTACAGGATGGTAAGAAAGTATTTATCATGGAAAATGGAAAAGCAAAACAGGTGGAAGTACAGACAGGTAGCCGGACGGATAAGGATATCGTTGTATTATCCGGACTTAAAGCCGGAGATACTGTACTCACCACAGGTGTATTGACCTTGAAGGATGGTGCAGAAGTGAAAGTCACATTAAAGAAATAG
- a CDS encoding OmpA family protein, which translates to MMKQSVLPISILLSGLFLTSCVSSGKFKSLQTDYDKLQTEHRDLAQKYQQGQLDLTEGRTRIKSLEEQLAYEKANNAQLKEAYANLQKTLDNSINQNSQGNVNISKLVDEINASNKYIQHLVNTKNKSDSLNMVLTNNLTRSLSREEMKDVDVQVLKGVVYISLSDNMLYKSGSYEISDKAGETLSKIAKIIQDYKDYEVLIEGNTDTDPISKTNIRNNWDLSTLRASSVVQALQNTYGVDPKRLTAGGRGQYNPIADNSTAAGKMKNRRTQIIITPKLDQFMELIDKAPETENSSVTEGL; encoded by the coding sequence ATGATGAAACAATCGGTTTTACCCATATCAATACTGCTGTCAGGTTTGTTTTTAACAAGTTGTGTGAGCAGTGGAAAGTTCAAAAGCCTACAGACAGATTACGATAAGCTGCAAACAGAGCATCGCGATCTAGCACAGAAGTATCAGCAGGGCCAGCTTGACCTGACGGAAGGTCGTACACGTATCAAAAGTCTGGAGGAGCAGTTAGCATACGAAAAGGCAAACAATGCTCAATTGAAAGAGGCATATGCTAATCTGCAGAAGACATTGGATAACAGTATTAATCAGAATTCGCAGGGAAATGTTAATATTTCCAAACTGGTGGATGAGATCAATGCTTCCAATAAGTATATACAGCATCTGGTGAATACAAAAAACAAAAGTGATTCACTTAATATGGTATTGACCAATAATCTGACCCGTTCGCTGAGCAGAGAAGAAATGAAAGATGTCGATGTTCAGGTATTGAAAGGGGTAGTCTATATATCTTTATCAGATAATATGCTTTACAAATCAGGAAGCTATGAAATTTCAGACAAGGCAGGCGAGACATTGAGTAAGATTGCGAAGATTATCCAGGATTACAAAGACTATGAAGTGTTGATCGAAGGTAATACGGATACGGATCCTATTTCTAAAACGAATATCCGCAACAATTGGGATCTGAGTACACTACGTGCTTCTTCAGTTGTACAGGCACTTCAAAATACCTATGGAGTAGATCCTAAACGTCTGACTGCAGGCGGACGCGGACAGTATAATCCTATCGCAGATAACAGTACCGCTGCAGGTAAAATGAAAAACAGAAGAACACAGATCATTATCACACCTAAACTGGATCAGTTTATGGAGTTGATTGACAAGGCTCCGGAAACGGAAAACAGCAGTGTCACAGAAGGTCTGTAA
- the pckA gene encoding phosphoenolpyruvate carboxykinase (ATP), with amino-acid sequence MATEKLVKLDLAYLDIDNSNEVNYQLDVSTLVEHAIKNSEGTLSDTGALNARTGKFTGRSPKDRYIVKDQKTANHVWWGDVNQSISEEAFEKLRIKVAEHLSAARRIYVRDAIAGADPAYAISLRVITETAYQSIFANNLFIRPEVADASVAPQWTILAAPSLDMESIEGYEIRNKNFVIIDFTRKMVLIAGTGYTGEIKKSIFSILNFILPLEHAVLSMHCSANKSKEGETSLFFGLSGTGKTTLSADRNRLLIGDDEHGWSADGVFNFEGGCYAKCIGLTADKEPEIFNAIRFGALLENVVYEPGTRTPDYENISITENIRVSYPISYMEGADLSGKGNTPKHIFFLTADAFGVLPPISLLNNEQAMYHFISGYTAKVAGTEVGVIEPTATFSACFGQAFLPLHPEQYAALLKDKLLSDPSIRVWLVNTGWIKGPYGVGHRIKLSYTRSLIRAAMSGELQDTDFNKHEIFGLRYPVSCYGIPDDILNAKRLWKNDEAYDLQAAKLAALFISNMNKYGVSEDILKGGPQVAVQKAEV; translated from the coding sequence ATGGCTACAGAAAAATTAGTCAAACTTGATTTAGCATACCTTGATATTGACAACAGTAATGAGGTAAATTATCAACTGGATGTCTCTACTTTAGTGGAACATGCAATCAAAAATTCAGAAGGTACCTTGTCTGATACAGGTGCGCTGAATGCAAGGACAGGAAAATTCACCGGCCGGTCGCCCAAAGACCGGTATATCGTGAAAGATCAGAAAACAGCAAATCATGTTTGGTGGGGTGACGTTAATCAGTCTATTTCGGAAGAAGCCTTCGAAAAGTTACGCATCAAAGTTGCTGAACATTTGAGTGCTGCACGGCGAATCTATGTCCGTGATGCTATTGCCGGAGCAGATCCTGCATATGCTATTTCGCTACGTGTGATTACAGAAACAGCTTATCAAAGTATCTTTGCCAACAACCTGTTTATCCGTCCTGAAGTGGCAGATGCTTCGGTAGCTCCCCAATGGACTATTCTTGCAGCGCCTTCTCTGGATATGGAGTCCATTGAAGGATATGAGATCCGCAACAAGAATTTTGTCATTATTGATTTCACCCGTAAGATGGTACTGATCGCTGGTACAGGATATACCGGAGAAATCAAGAAGAGTATTTTTTCTATATTGAATTTTATTCTTCCTCTGGAACATGCTGTATTATCTATGCATTGTTCGGCCAACAAAAGCAAAGAAGGAGAGACATCGCTGTTCTTTGGTTTGTCCGGCACTGGAAAAACAACATTATCTGCAGATAGAAATCGGCTCCTGATCGGGGATGATGAGCATGGCTGGTCTGCAGACGGAGTCTTTAATTTTGAAGGAGGCTGTTATGCCAAATGTATAGGTCTTACGGCTGATAAAGAACCGGAAATCTTTAATGCTATCCGATTCGGGGCTTTACTGGAGAATGTGGTCTATGAGCCAGGCACTCGCACGCCTGATTATGAAAATATCTCAATTACGGAAAATATCCGCGTTTCTTACCCTATTTCGTATATGGAAGGAGCTGATCTGTCCGGAAAAGGCAATACACCAAAACATATTTTCTTCCTCACAGCAGATGCATTCGGCGTACTTCCTCCGATCTCTCTGCTCAATAATGAGCAGGCGATGTATCATTTTATTTCAGGATATACAGCGAAAGTAGCCGGTACAGAAGTCGGAGTTATAGAACCTACAGCTACGTTCTCTGCTTGTTTCGGGCAGGCCTTTCTCCCCTTACATCCCGAGCAATATGCAGCGCTTCTGAAAGATAAGTTACTATCCGATCCGTCTATCCGGGTATGGCTGGTCAATACCGGCTGGATAAAAGGACCATACGGGGTAGGACACCGAATCAAACTCAGTTATACCCGAAGTCTGATCCGGGCGGCTATGAGTGGCGAATTGCAGGATACAGATTTCAATAAGCATGAGATATTTGGCTTACGCTACCCGGTAAGTTGCTATGGAATACCGGATGATATCCTTAATGCGAAGAGACTTTGGAAAAATGATGAAGCTTATGATCTTCAGGCAGCCAAACTAGCGGCTCTGTTCATAAGCAATATGAATAAATACGGCGTATCTGAAGATATTTTAAAAGGAGGTCCTCAGGTTGCTGTTCAGAAAGCAGAAGTATAA
- a CDS encoding GNAT family N-acetyltransferase, with protein sequence MKVIENTIPVDIYRQLRVAAGLSPKTQEAAKTGLRNSIHSVMIQHENQIIGMGRIIGDAGCFCQVVDIAVLPEYQGQGVGKMIIRNLMDFINTNLPSSCYVSLIADGDASFLYEKFGFKDTLPASRGMTYKVQ encoded by the coding sequence ATGAAAGTCATAGAAAATACTATCCCGGTTGATATATACAGACAGCTCAGAGTGGCTGCGGGATTATCACCGAAAACGCAGGAAGCCGCCAAAACAGGGCTTAGAAATTCTATACATTCGGTCATGATCCAACATGAGAATCAGATTATCGGAATGGGCAGAATCATTGGTGATGCAGGTTGTTTTTGTCAGGTGGTAGATATTGCAGTTCTTCCGGAATATCAGGGGCAGGGTGTCGGAAAAATGATCATCCGGAATCTGATGGATTTTATCAATACTAATCTTCCCTCCTCCTGTTATGTCAGTCTGATCGCTGACGGAGATGCCTCTTTTCTCTACGAAAAATTTGGTTTTAAAGACACACTACCCGCCTCCAGAGGGATGACTTATAAGGTTCAGTAA
- a CDS encoding ABC transporter permease — protein sequence MKMIWELIKREFRLFNNNKVLRILFIGAPILYGVLIGNVYKKGKVTNLPIIVVDEDRSPMSSKLIDMFNESEVIYVSDILNDSFNSRQLALEREATVVVQIPKGFMASVSQNRQTEIAVFVDASNTLTSNYAMLAVNVCAATMKAGIQIETQKKKGVPGYVASQQYEPFKTTIIKQNIRSGNYLYFMLPGVLMTVFQQILLLGLALSFASEFENNTFSQLLSKTSNPFTLIFVKVFPYFLMSIGVMALYYGFSVFYKMPIQVEIWPFLLSTTLFILAASFIGILVSIAVPNQLKATEILMVIATPSFILSGFTWPLSQMPHWVQVLSDVIPLTHYLQIFRLLFIEQAPAYLIHKPMIALTIIMLICFLLSVLLLYLKIRKVKKEKPSPATV from the coding sequence ATGAAAATGATATGGGAATTAATCAAGCGTGAGTTCAGGTTATTTAATAACAACAAAGTCCTACGCATTCTGTTTATCGGTGCTCCGATTCTCTACGGAGTGCTTATTGGCAATGTGTATAAGAAAGGGAAAGTAACCAACCTGCCTATCATTGTAGTAGATGAGGATCGTTCGCCTATGAGCAGCAAACTGATCGATATGTTCAATGAGAGTGAGGTTATCTATGTATCCGATATACTGAACGACAGTTTCAACTCCCGCCAACTCGCATTGGAACGTGAAGCGACTGTAGTTGTACAGATTCCGAAAGGGTTCATGGCTTCTGTCAGCCAGAACAGACAGACGGAGATCGCCGTATTTGTCGATGCGTCCAATACGCTGACGTCTAACTATGCTATGCTCGCAGTTAATGTATGTGCCGCCACAATGAAGGCGGGGATACAGATCGAAACCCAAAAGAAAAAAGGGGTGCCGGGTTATGTCGCCAGTCAGCAGTATGAACCGTTTAAGACTACGATCATCAAACAGAATATCAGAAGCGGTAACTACTTATATTTTATGCTTCCGGGGGTATTGATGACGGTATTCCAGCAGATATTGCTGTTAGGACTAGCCTTGTCTTTTGCTTCAGAATTTGAAAACAATACTTTTTCGCAATTGCTTTCCAAAACTTCAAATCCGTTTACATTAATATTTGTCAAGGTATTCCCCTACTTCCTGATGTCTATCGGAGTAATGGCTCTCTACTACGGATTCTCTGTTTTCTATAAAATGCCTATCCAGGTAGAGATCTGGCCATTTCTCTTATCCACAACGTTATTTATATTAGCGGCCAGCTTTATTGGCATTCTGGTCAGCATCGCTGTCCCCAATCAATTAAAAGCGACAGAGATCCTGATGGTGATTGCTACACCCAGCTTTATCCTCAGTGGTTTTACATGGCCGCTAAGTCAGATGCCGCATTGGGTACAGGTATTATCCGATGTCATTCCCCTGACCCATTACCTGCAGATTTTCAGGTTATTGTTTATAGAACAGGCTCCGGCTTATCTTATTCACAAACCTATGATCGCGTTAACCATCATTATGCTTATCTGTTTCTTATTATCTGTATTGCTCTTATATTTGAAAATAAGAAAGGTAAAAAAAGAAAAGCCTTCTCCTGCAACAGTCTGA